From a region of the Lactuca sativa cultivar Salinas chromosome 4, Lsat_Salinas_v11, whole genome shotgun sequence genome:
- the LOC111893603 gene encoding histone H1, giving the protein MATEEPIVVAEVAVPAVDAAVTVAVEEPAVGAAEGKPKKARKTSGKSKPRTPSLHPPYFEMIKDAIVTLKEKSGSSQYAIAKFVEEKQKNLPANFKKVLLVQLRRLVADGKLVKVKASYKLSAKKAPAAAAPAKKKPAAKPKASGKPKAAAKPKTAAKKAPAKKKPAAKPKAAPKPKAAAKPKAAAKPKPVAKPKATAPLAAAKPVAKPKAKTPTKPAKVAKTSAKSTPGKKAPAAPATKASTRSTPAKAPAAAAPKAAPKKAAAKSGKPKAATPKKVTAARKAKK; this is encoded by the exons ATGGCGACGGAAGAACCAATTGTGGTGGCGGAAGTTGCCGTACCGGCTGTCGACGCAGCTGTAACGGTTGCAGTAGAAGAACCTGCTGTCGGAGCAGCTGAAGGAAAACCAAAGAAAGCGAGGAAAACATCAGGGAAAAGCAAACCTAGAACTCCGTCGTTGCATCCTCCTTACTTTGAG ATGATCAAGGACGCCATTGTTACGTTGAAGGAGAAGAGCGGTTCGAGTCAGTACGCGATCGCGAAGTTCGTTGAAGAGAAACAAAAGAATCTTCCGGCGAATTTTAAGAAGGTTTTGTTGGTTCAATTGAGGAGACTGGTCGCCGACGGGAAGCTTGTTAAGGTCAAGGCGTCTTATAAGTTATCGGCGAAGAAAGCTCCGGCAGCAGCTGCCCCGGCGAAGAAGAAACCTGCTGCAAAGCCTAAGGCTTCCGGTAAGCCAAAGGCTGCAGCCAAGCCGAAGACAGCAGCGAAGAAAGCGCCGGCTAAGAAGAAACCCGCCGCCAAGCCCAAGGCAGCACCGAAACCCAAAGCGGCGGCAAAGCCGAAGGCAGCTGCTAAGCCCAAGCCCGTCGCAAAACCTAAGGCGACGGCTCCCTTAGCTGCGGCAAAGCCAGTTGCGAAACCGAAAGCCAAAACTCCAACGAAGCCTGCTAAGGTAGCTAAAACATCGGCGAAATCAACCCCAGGAAAGAAAGCTCCTGCCGCTCCGGCAACAAAAGCATCAACCAGATCAACGCCGGCGAAAGCACCGGCGGCGGCGGCTCCCAAGGCGGCCCCAAAGAAGGCGGCAGCTAAGAGCGGAAAGCCGAAGGCAGCAACACCAAAGAAAGTTACAGCAGCGAGGAAGGCGAAGAAGTGA